Proteins co-encoded in one Spirosoma endbachense genomic window:
- the ispE gene encoding 4-(cytidine 5'-diphospho)-2-C-methyl-D-erythritol kinase, translating into MLTFPNAKINLGLLITEKRTDGFHNLQSCFYPVGWTDMLEVISAESFSFSSSGLPIPGNTSANLCVRAYELVKADFDLPPVQMHLHKIVPIGAGLGGGSADAAFALNLLNEQFKLGLSGSHLQAYARKLGSDCAFFIENKPAYCLEKGDVFEEIALDLSGYYILLVYPNIAISTAEAYANVRPHKPEQSLRKHLQEPIETWQQTVHNDFETSLFPSYPVLSEIKQQLYDSGAVYASMSGSGSTVYGIFNAPPLVPNQFSDYSVWQGRL; encoded by the coding sequence ATGCTTACTTTTCCAAACGCCAAAATAAACCTCGGACTGCTCATTACCGAAAAACGGACCGATGGTTTTCATAATCTTCAATCTTGTTTTTATCCGGTCGGATGGACCGATATGCTGGAAGTAATTTCGGCGGAGAGCTTTAGTTTTAGCAGCAGCGGGCTCCCTATTCCCGGCAATACTTCGGCAAATCTCTGCGTTCGTGCTTATGAGCTAGTAAAAGCTGATTTTGACTTGCCGCCGGTTCAGATGCATTTGCATAAAATTGTTCCGATTGGGGCTGGTTTAGGGGGCGGTTCTGCCGATGCTGCTTTTGCGCTCAATCTCCTCAACGAGCAGTTTAAATTAGGCTTGAGCGGTTCGCACCTGCAGGCCTATGCCCGAAAACTAGGTAGTGATTGTGCGTTTTTTATTGAAAACAAACCCGCTTATTGCCTCGAAAAAGGCGATGTATTTGAAGAAATAGCCCTTGATCTAAGCGGCTATTACATCCTGCTTGTTTACCCAAACATAGCCATTTCTACCGCCGAAGCGTATGCGAATGTGCGCCCTCACAAACCTGAGCAATCCTTACGGAAACACCTTCAGGAACCGATTGAAACCTGGCAGCAAACGGTCCATAATGATTTTGAAACCAGCCTGTTTCCGAGCTATCCGGTATTGAGTGAAATCAAACAACAGCTCTATGATTCAGGAGCGGTTTATGCCAGTATGAGCGGTTCCGGCTCGACAGTATATGGAATTTTTAACGCCCCTCCTCTTGTCCCAAACCAATTTTCGGATTACAGCGTTTGGCAAGGAAGACTTTAA
- a CDS encoding carboxypeptidase regulatory-like domain-containing protein, whose protein sequence is MRTSWVKLILGVLLWLGCSTTAWSQADSLLRQAERLLSYKAYGRAIDAYTQILSEQGDQLTTAQKATAQGKLAYAYQQVGDGVKAERYYREALTNGTDEDPQQLLQFAQTLASNGKYQESQKQYERYLQLRENTPSRRPSVTPDGDVPISGGRKEAIRYRLEYLALNSAGEEFSPAFYQEGLVYVSGKKGGSAIETKGNGGGAGYLDLFYVPNRNSLKIASIINADGSTSKPVNERIKNERQVGSDEYTRPTANDSRTVPGFDASINITEGLGYDVRSTSSGQRFSKTINTKYHEGPATFSKDGSRIIFTRNNYNEGRSGKSDEGVNKLKLYTARQQNGIWIDVEELPFNSDEYSVGHPTLSRDEQFLYFASDMPGGFGGTDIYVSRFLNGQWGRPVNLGQTVNTKGNELFPFVDDAGNLYFSSDGRGGLGALDVFFATLANPSTVQSVEHLDAPINSAEDDFGLITDAGRRGGYFSSSRRDGNDNIYRFVRESSLFGCRDLTIRLYDTNTDAPLDSVTVLVKAKGEGRPDQTITTDRNGLVRICLEGNNNFTFQASRDGYINSTIGFTTRALTDDQPTRLEISMMKPTVIMDTIPDASAGPVSLTRSRITGIVISERDRRPIEGVTVRLRNECDRTQLEYVTGSDGRYSFDLDPGCDYTLVASKPEFGTNTNRIKRLPKKAKPKELSADLRMLSVGDVVTIDNIYYDLDRYSLRPDAARELDRLVATMRKYPSLVIEIRSHTDSRGDAGHNKILSTERAKAVANYLNSRGISRKRMVAIGMGESQLVNNCTDGVICTDAEHQRNRRTEFKVVSIK, encoded by the coding sequence ATGAGAACAAGTTGGGTAAAGCTGATTTTGGGCGTGTTACTATGGCTTGGCTGTTCAACAACGGCCTGGTCACAGGCAGATTCGTTATTACGGCAGGCAGAACGCCTGCTCAGTTATAAAGCGTATGGCCGCGCTATTGATGCCTACACGCAGATCCTGTCAGAACAGGGCGACCAGCTTACTACTGCCCAGAAAGCCACAGCGCAGGGGAAATTGGCTTACGCTTATCAGCAGGTTGGCGATGGCGTGAAAGCCGAACGCTATTATCGGGAGGCCCTGACCAACGGAACGGATGAAGATCCACAGCAACTATTGCAGTTTGCGCAGACGCTGGCCAGTAATGGAAAGTATCAGGAATCGCAAAAACAATATGAACGATACCTGCAATTACGGGAAAATACACCCTCTCGTCGACCATCAGTAACGCCAGACGGTGATGTTCCCATTTCAGGTGGTCGAAAAGAAGCGATCCGTTACCGATTAGAATACCTGGCCCTGAATTCAGCAGGAGAAGAATTTAGTCCGGCGTTTTATCAGGAAGGATTGGTATATGTATCTGGTAAAAAAGGAGGCTCCGCTATTGAAACCAAAGGGAATGGCGGAGGAGCTGGTTACCTGGATTTGTTTTATGTTCCGAATCGGAATAGCCTGAAAATAGCCAGTATCATCAATGCCGATGGAAGTACCAGTAAGCCGGTAAACGAGCGGATAAAAAACGAACGGCAGGTGGGTAGCGATGAATATACGCGACCAACGGCCAACGATTCACGAACGGTGCCCGGTTTTGATGCCAGCATCAACATTACAGAGGGATTGGGTTACGATGTTCGATCTACAAGTTCCGGGCAACGATTCAGTAAAACAATTAATACCAAATACCACGAAGGGCCGGCAACCTTCTCCAAAGATGGTTCCCGCATTATTTTTACGCGGAATAACTACAATGAAGGCCGCTCCGGAAAGAGCGATGAAGGGGTTAACAAACTTAAACTCTATACAGCTCGCCAGCAAAATGGAATCTGGATCGACGTTGAAGAACTGCCTTTTAACAGCGATGAATACTCGGTTGGTCACCCAACCCTGAGCCGAGATGAACAGTTCCTTTACTTTGCGTCAGATATGCCCGGCGGGTTTGGGGGGACGGATATTTACGTTAGCCGCTTCCTGAATGGCCAATGGGGAAGACCGGTTAATCTTGGGCAAACCGTGAATACAAAAGGAAATGAACTGTTTCCCTTTGTTGACGATGCCGGTAATCTCTATTTCTCGTCTGATGGTCGTGGTGGGCTTGGCGCTCTGGATGTCTTTTTCGCCACGTTAGCCAATCCGTCGACAGTACAGTCGGTTGAGCATCTGGATGCACCGATCAACTCCGCTGAAGATGATTTTGGCCTGATTACCGACGCCGGTCGGCGTGGCGGGTACTTCAGTAGTAGCCGGCGTGATGGCAATGATAATATCTATCGTTTCGTTCGGGAAAGTTCACTTTTTGGATGCCGTGACCTGACGATTCGGCTGTACGATACAAACACCGATGCACCCTTAGACAGCGTTACAGTACTGGTGAAAGCGAAGGGCGAAGGCCGTCCGGATCAGACCATAACAACCGACCGCAACGGACTGGTGCGCATATGCCTGGAGGGAAACAATAATTTTACTTTTCAGGCCAGTCGCGACGGCTACATCAACAGCACGATTGGTTTTACGACTCGCGCGCTAACCGACGATCAACCTACACGGCTTGAGATATCAATGATGAAACCTACGGTGATTATGGATACCATTCCGGATGCATCGGCAGGGCCTGTTTCGTTGACGCGTTCGCGAATTACAGGAATCGTAATAAGTGAACGCGACCGTCGACCCATCGAGGGCGTAACGGTCCGGCTCCGGAACGAGTGTGATCGTACGCAGCTTGAATACGTGACCGGCTCCGATGGACGTTATAGCTTCGATCTTGACCCTGGCTGTGATTATACACTGGTTGCGTCGAAACCGGAGTTTGGAACAAATACCAATCGAATCAAACGGCTTCCCAAAAAGGCAAAACCAAAGGAATTGTCGGCTGATTTACGCATGCTTAGTGTTGGTGATGTTGTCACGATTGATAACATTTATTACGATCTGGATCGGTACAGCCTCCGCCCGGATGCGGCTCGTGAATTAGATCGACTGGTCGCTACGATGCGTAAATATCCGTCGTTAGTCATCGAAATTCGATCCCATACCGACAGCCGGGGCGATGCGGGTCACAACAAAATACTATCGACCGAACGGGCTAAAGCCGTTGCCAATTACCTCAATTCGAGAGGAATTAGCCGTAAGCGCATGGTGGCTATTGGGATGGGTGAGTCGCAGTTAGTGAACAACTGTACCGATGGTGTTATCTGCACCGATGCCGAACATCAGCGGAATCGCCGGACAGAGTTTAAGGTGGTGTCAATAAAATGA
- a CDS encoding ATP-binding cassette domain-containing protein, which translates to MSTQTDLIALKNFSVSRSGKVILSELTVTIRSGECWAITGPTGSGKTTLLQALAGQLPVVPGTLIRRQFAAFVSFKEESQQFSYSGHFYQQRYHATMSDSHGGKPALTLRDYLRFSGSVEDTALVQRLGLEPLLDSAFIKLSNGQTRKARIGRALLQHTELLLLDNPFVGLDAAFRQDLSHWLGDLIHHGLTLVVAAEPDQLPPFITHVLALEKGRMVEAGPKQNSVWTGVIPTNPSFPTLETPAKPADFSEAFRLTDVSVRYGDRVILDSINWAVKVNERWALMGRNGAGKSVLLSLLYGDHPQAYANDVRVFEHRRGKGESIWDVKRRIGFVSPELHLYFPQHLTVAQVAFTGLTDTLTVPARVPANAETDLHSLLSYFGIVQLIDRAFGTLSVGEQRLALLVRALLKNAPVLILDEPFQAMDAHRIQLARQLLDSLPNKTILFVTHDRGELPDSVDQIFELT; encoded by the coding sequence ATGTCTACTCAAACCGATTTAATAGCGTTAAAAAATTTTTCAGTCAGTAGATCTGGCAAGGTTATCCTGTCAGAGCTAACCGTAACGATTCGCTCGGGCGAATGCTGGGCTATTACTGGACCCACTGGCAGCGGTAAAACCACACTTCTGCAAGCACTGGCTGGCCAACTACCAGTCGTACCGGGTACGCTAATCCGTAGACAGTTTGCTGCATTTGTCTCGTTCAAAGAAGAGTCGCAGCAGTTCTCCTATAGCGGACATTTTTATCAGCAGCGTTATCACGCAACCATGAGTGACTCTCATGGCGGAAAACCCGCGTTGACATTACGCGACTATCTGCGCTTTTCTGGGTCAGTAGAAGATACGGCTTTAGTACAACGGCTCGGGCTTGAACCTCTCCTTGATTCGGCATTCATAAAACTGTCAAATGGGCAGACCCGGAAAGCTCGAATTGGCCGTGCATTGTTACAACATACTGAGTTACTCTTGCTCGATAATCCCTTTGTGGGGCTTGATGCTGCTTTTCGCCAGGACTTGAGCCATTGGCTGGGCGATCTCATTCATCATGGACTTACGCTTGTAGTGGCAGCTGAACCTGATCAGCTACCTCCCTTTATTACCCATGTACTGGCGCTGGAAAAAGGACGGATGGTGGAAGCAGGTCCTAAACAAAACAGTGTCTGGACAGGAGTGATTCCGACGAATCCATCATTTCCTACTTTGGAAACCCCCGCAAAGCCTGCTGATTTTTCGGAAGCGTTCCGACTCACCGATGTTAGTGTGCGTTATGGTGATCGGGTTATTCTGGATTCCATCAACTGGGCCGTAAAAGTGAATGAACGCTGGGCTTTGATGGGGCGAAATGGGGCAGGTAAATCGGTATTGCTAAGCTTACTATATGGGGATCATCCGCAGGCTTATGCAAACGATGTTCGTGTATTTGAGCATCGACGGGGTAAAGGCGAGAGTATCTGGGATGTTAAACGTCGGATAGGCTTTGTTTCTCCTGAGCTACATTTATATTTTCCTCAGCATCTGACCGTTGCCCAGGTTGCCTTTACGGGTCTGACCGATACCCTGACCGTTCCTGCCCGTGTGCCAGCCAACGCTGAAACCGACTTACATAGCCTATTGTCCTACTTTGGCATAGTGCAGTTAATAGATCGCGCTTTTGGAACCTTATCTGTCGGCGAACAACGGCTTGCCTTGCTGGTGCGGGCCTTGCTCAAAAATGCACCTGTGTTAATTCTTGACGAGCCATTTCAGGCAATGGACGCCCATCGTATTCAACTGGCCCGGCAGTTGCTGGATTCGTTGCCCAACAAGACTATTTTGTTTGTTACACACGACCGGGGAGAACTACCTGATAGCGTTGATCAGATTTTTGAGTTAACGTAA
- a CDS encoding RNA polymerase sigma factor, with amino-acid sequence MTDLELLRACQRNDPRAQTVLYQRFKGRLMGLHRRYARNRPEAEDMFQEGFIRIFQQLHTIEQPERMLHWMKRVMVNTAINAYHKNQQQRYETDRLDDIGEAALECSTHDYRDTFARLSADEVAKLVHELPDGYRMVFKLHVMDGYNHPEIAQLLDISEGTSKSQLVRAKNSLKVKLKKIGIVRYECC; translated from the coding sequence ATGACAGATTTGGAGCTTCTTCGGGCGTGTCAGCGGAATGACCCTCGTGCACAAACCGTATTATATCAACGATTCAAGGGGCGCCTGATGGGGTTGCATCGTCGGTATGCCCGCAATCGGCCTGAAGCCGAAGATATGTTTCAGGAGGGATTTATCCGGATTTTTCAGCAACTCCATACCATTGAACAACCCGAACGAATGCTTCACTGGATGAAACGGGTAATGGTTAATACCGCTATCAATGCTTATCATAAGAACCAGCAGCAACGATATGAAACAGATCGTCTGGACGATATAGGCGAAGCCGCACTCGAATGTAGTACACATGATTATCGCGACACGTTTGCCCGCTTATCGGCCGATGAAGTAGCCAAACTGGTGCATGAACTACCCGATGGTTATCGGATGGTCTTTAAGTTGCATGTCATGGATGGTTATAACCATCCCGAAATCGCTCAATTGCTGGATATTTCCGAAGGTACTTCCAAATCACAACTGGTCCGTGCTAAAAATTCATTGAAAGTGAAACTTAAAAAAATCGGTATTGTCCGTTATGAATGCTGCTGA
- a CDS encoding GMC oxidoreductase, whose protein sequence is MNLNIDAKKDMTYDAIVVGSGISGGWAAKELTQKGLKVLMLERGRDVKHIEGYPTATNNPWDFPHRGRITTMAAEEYWANMRTGYTANEEWRHFFENDKENPYLEKRKVDWIRGYHVGGRSLMWGRQSYRLNKEDFMANAKEGIGVDWPIRYEDLAPWYNYVETFAGISGSKDGLDVLPDGNYLPPMQMNCLEKEAKKKIEKAFPARTVTMGRTAHLTAPKQLHYDLGRAACQFRNQCMRGCPYGAYFSTQSATLPAAVKTGRLTLRPDSIVAEVLYDEKKGKATGVRVIDQNTKEVREYYARIIFLNASAFASTSILMNSKSHRFPNGMGNESDQLGRNIMDHHLAVGAAGTFDGMEDQYYYGRRANGVYVPRYRNWAGDKRDYVRGFGYQGGAGRGGWGRGNGMEGFGGDFKDSLTKPGPWTMSLGGFGEMIADPNNRMTLSPDQKDKWGLPLIVFDAAYGENEKKMRIDMMNDAAEMLEAAGIKNVTPYNDESKHPGIGIHEMGTARMGRDPKTSILNAHNQIHTVKNVFNTDGACMTSASCVNPSLTYMALTARAADFAVKEMKKGNL, encoded by the coding sequence ATGAATCTTAACATAGACGCAAAAAAAGATATGACTTACGACGCTATTGTCGTAGGGTCAGGTATTTCGGGAGGCTGGGCTGCTAAAGAGCTGACCCAGAAAGGCCTGAAAGTATTGATGCTGGAGCGCGGGCGCGATGTGAAACACATTGAAGGCTATCCTACCGCAACCAATAACCCGTGGGATTTTCCGCACCGGGGTCGTATTACAACCATGGCTGCTGAAGAATACTGGGCAAACATGCGTACGGGCTATACCGCCAATGAAGAATGGCGTCACTTTTTTGAGAACGATAAAGAGAATCCATACCTCGAAAAACGGAAGGTAGACTGGATTCGGGGATACCACGTAGGCGGCCGCTCCCTGATGTGGGGACGCCAGAGCTATCGGTTGAACAAAGAAGACTTTATGGCGAATGCCAAAGAGGGTATCGGTGTCGACTGGCCTATCCGCTATGAAGACCTTGCCCCCTGGTATAATTACGTAGAAACCTTCGCTGGTATTTCGGGTAGTAAAGACGGTCTTGATGTTCTGCCGGATGGTAATTACCTGCCACCCATGCAGATGAATTGTCTGGAGAAGGAAGCGAAAAAGAAAATTGAGAAAGCCTTCCCAGCCCGCACGGTTACAATGGGTCGCACGGCTCACCTGACTGCACCCAAACAACTGCATTACGATCTGGGCCGGGCGGCCTGCCAATTCCGTAACCAATGTATGCGCGGCTGTCCATATGGCGCTTATTTTAGCACGCAGTCGGCGACGTTGCCAGCCGCTGTCAAAACGGGCCGGTTAACGCTTCGTCCTGATTCGATTGTGGCTGAAGTCCTGTATGACGAGAAAAAAGGAAAGGCCACCGGTGTTCGCGTGATCGATCAGAATACGAAAGAAGTTCGTGAGTATTATGCCCGGATTATCTTCCTGAATGCGTCGGCATTTGCCAGTACGTCGATTCTGATGAACTCAAAGTCGCACCGGTTCCCGAATGGAATGGGTAATGAGTCTGACCAGCTTGGCCGGAACATTATGGACCACCACCTGGCGGTTGGAGCGGCTGGCACGTTTGATGGCATGGAGGATCAGTATTATTATGGTCGGCGGGCCAATGGAGTTTATGTACCACGTTACCGCAACTGGGCTGGCGACAAACGCGATTATGTTCGTGGCTTTGGCTATCAGGGTGGTGCCGGTCGGGGTGGCTGGGGCCGTGGAAATGGCATGGAAGGTTTTGGTGGTGATTTCAAAGACAGCCTGACCAAACCCGGTCCATGGACGATGAGCCTGGGCGGCTTCGGTGAAATGATTGCCGATCCGAACAACCGCATGACGCTATCGCCCGATCAGAAAGACAAATGGGGACTGCCCCTGATTGTGTTTGACGCGGCTTACGGCGAAAACGAGAAAAAAATGCGCATCGACATGATGAACGATGCGGCCGAAATGCTCGAAGCGGCTGGTATTAAAAACGTGACCCCATACAACGATGAGTCGAAGCATCCGGGTATTGGCATTCACGAAATGGGTACTGCCCGCATGGGTCGTGATCCAAAAACGTCGATCCTGAACGCGCACAATCAGATCCATACGGTTAAAAACGTGTTTAACACCGACGGAGCCTGTATGACATCAGCATCGTGTGTGAATCCTTCGCTAACATACATGGCCCTAACGGCTCGCGCTGCCGATTTCGCTGTAAAAGAAATGAAAAAGGGGAATCTCTAA
- a CDS encoding gluconate 2-dehydrogenase subunit 3 family protein, with product MNRRDALMRVAALAGATMTLPALAETLEASAARRALTGKPLFFTADQDATVAELADTIIPTTSTPGAKAAKVNEVIDILLKDCYKPEDQQRFLEGLTQTNKLSQDAYGKAFVQLDPAQRIEVVKKLEAEAKQQLAQMASAKAAAKVENSQADLQMPDSKKRYTPFFTILKDLTLTGYFTSEIGATQALEYVAVPGRYDGCVPLKAGQKAWAI from the coding sequence ATGAACAGAAGAGACGCCCTCATGCGGGTAGCTGCGTTGGCTGGTGCAACCATGACGTTGCCCGCATTGGCCGAAACGCTCGAAGCTTCGGCTGCCCGACGCGCCCTGACGGGCAAGCCGCTCTTTTTTACGGCCGATCAGGATGCGACCGTTGCTGAACTGGCTGATACCATTATTCCGACGACATCAACCCCCGGTGCTAAAGCCGCCAAGGTGAACGAAGTCATTGATATTCTACTGAAAGACTGCTACAAACCAGAGGATCAGCAGCGTTTTCTGGAGGGCCTTACCCAGACAAACAAATTGAGCCAGGATGCCTATGGTAAAGCATTTGTACAGCTCGATCCTGCACAACGTATTGAGGTTGTGAAAAAGCTCGAAGCAGAAGCCAAGCAACAACTCGCACAAATGGCTAGTGCAAAGGCAGCCGCGAAAGTAGAAAATTCGCAGGCCGACCTGCAAATGCCCGACTCGAAGAAACGCTACACGCCTTTCTTTACAATTCTCAAAGATCTGACCCTAACGGGCTATTTTACGTCTGAAATTGGGGCCACACAAGCCCTTGAATACGTAGCCGTTCCGGGCCGTTACGATGGTTGTGTTCCGCTCAAAGCTGGCCAGAAGGCCTGGGCTATTTAA
- a CDS encoding M20 metallopeptidase family protein has product MLESIKSLARQYAADIVQTRRHLHAHPELSFHERNTARFVADQLKAIGITPQEGVADTGLVAIIEGKTGNGSSSTSKVVGLRADMDALPIHEANNVPYKSTVDGVMHACGHDAHTASLLGVARILHVLRDQFDGTVKLVFQPGEEKAPGGASLMIKEGVLENPAPVSMLGQHVAPNIPVGKIGFREGMYMASTDELYLTVRGKGGHAAMPDNLVDPVLIASHIIVALQQVISRNRPPASPSVLSFGRFIADGVTNVIPNEVNIEGTFRCMNEEWRAEGKRRMVKLAEGIAEAMGGSCEFRIVHGYPYLKNHPELTRRVRAQAVEYMGAENVVDLDLWMAGEDFAFYSQVVDSCFYRLGTRNEARGIVSGVHTPTFDIDEAALETGAGLMSWLAVQELQLM; this is encoded by the coding sequence ATGCTCGAATCAATCAAATCGCTCGCCCGGCAGTATGCGGCTGACATTGTACAGACGCGTCGCCATCTGCACGCACATCCCGAACTTTCGTTTCACGAACGCAATACGGCGCGTTTTGTGGCCGACCAGCTAAAAGCTATTGGTATAACTCCGCAGGAAGGTGTCGCCGATACGGGTTTAGTGGCCATTATCGAGGGAAAAACAGGCAATGGTTCTTCGTCTACATCGAAAGTGGTTGGACTGCGCGCCGATATGGACGCGCTCCCTATTCATGAAGCGAACAATGTGCCCTACAAATCGACCGTCGATGGGGTCATGCACGCTTGTGGGCACGATGCACATACGGCAAGCCTGCTCGGTGTAGCCCGTATTCTGCATGTGCTACGGGACCAGTTCGACGGAACCGTGAAGCTGGTCTTTCAGCCCGGTGAGGAAAAAGCACCCGGTGGAGCATCGTTGATGATTAAAGAAGGCGTTCTGGAAAATCCGGCTCCGGTGAGTATGCTCGGCCAACACGTTGCACCGAATATTCCGGTGGGTAAAATTGGCTTCCGCGAAGGAATGTATATGGCCAGTACCGACGAACTTTACCTGACCGTTCGGGGGAAAGGTGGCCACGCTGCCATGCCCGATAACCTCGTTGATCCAGTGCTGATTGCGTCGCACATCATTGTAGCTCTGCAACAGGTCATCAGCCGTAACCGTCCACCCGCCAGTCCGTCCGTATTATCGTTTGGCCGGTTTATTGCCGATGGCGTTACCAATGTCATTCCTAACGAAGTCAATATTGAAGGTACGTTCCGGTGTATGAACGAGGAGTGGCGGGCCGAAGGCAAACGCCGGATGGTTAAACTGGCCGAAGGTATTGCCGAAGCGATGGGCGGTTCCTGTGAGTTCAGAATTGTTCACGGCTATCCGTATTTGAAAAACCACCCTGAGCTGACCCGGCGTGTACGGGCGCAGGCCGTCGAATACATGGGCGCCGAAAATGTCGTTGATCTGGATCTATGGATGGCTGGTGAGGACTTTGCGTTCTATTCGCAGGTCGTCGACTCGTGTTTCTATCGGCTTGGTACCCGCAACGAAGCAAGGGGTATCGTTTCCGGTGTGCATACGCCAACGTTCGACATTGACGAAGCCGCCCTGGAAACGGGGGCTGGTCTGATGAGCTGGCTGGCCGTGCAGGAATTGCAGCTAATGTAA
- a CDS encoding RDD family protein codes for MAVAIRTSQNVLLEYEPASLGERILAALIDYLVIFGWVVLMVTIPNRLGIRTGNFYVVFAMLPVVAYDLISEWFLNGRSIGKLALGIRVVMLDGSPPGLGAYLIRWLLRIVESALFVGGIVPVITIAVNGKGQRLGDIAAGTTVVKLKPAVSLDDILIHPLTENYIVQFPDVRLLSDRDIGIVREALRRRDTDVLIRTADKIKEVTGIQSSLSSQAFLETVVSDYQFITTQ; via the coding sequence ATGGCTGTTGCTATCCGCACTTCCCAAAATGTTTTACTGGAATACGAACCGGCCAGTCTTGGTGAACGGATTCTGGCCGCACTGATCGACTATCTGGTTATATTTGGCTGGGTTGTGCTAATGGTTACGATACCGAATCGCTTAGGGATTCGGACGGGAAATTTTTACGTTGTTTTTGCGATGCTGCCCGTCGTAGCCTATGACCTGATTTCGGAATGGTTTCTGAATGGACGAAGTATCGGTAAACTGGCACTGGGTATCCGGGTTGTTATGCTCGATGGGTCACCGCCCGGTTTAGGCGCTTACCTGATTCGGTGGTTGCTCCGGATCGTGGAGTCGGCGCTATTTGTGGGCGGAATTGTGCCGGTTATTACCATAGCTGTTAATGGAAAAGGGCAACGCCTGGGCGATATTGCAGCCGGAACGACCGTTGTTAAACTTAAACCAGCGGTCTCATTAGACGATATCCTGATTCACCCATTGACAGAAAATTATATCGTTCAGTTTCCCGATGTTCGTTTACTGAGCGACCGTGATATTGGTATTGTTCGTGAAGCACTGCGCCGGAGAGATACCGATGTATTGATTCGTACTGCCGACAAGATCAAGGAAGTTACCGGGATTCAAAGTTCATTGTCAAGTCAGGCCTTTCTGGAAACGGTTGTCAGCGATTATCAGTTTATAACAACACAGTAA
- a CDS encoding stage II sporulation protein M, translating into MREALFVKRNSDKWRDIEQNSTAKAARPDPDELTDRFVELTDDLSYARTFYPDSNVTRYLNGLTAQMHRGLMQNRRDDRGRFITFWKYELPLLFRQSHRLLAVSAAIFLVAGILGWVSAAHDNTFVRLILGDQYVNMTLENIKKGDPLGVYNSHGQASMFIQITLNNIYVAFRTFIFGLFASFGTMAMLFYNGVMLGAFQYFFYERGLLLDSILKIWIHGTLEISAIVIAGCAGLTVGNSLLFPGTYSRLESFKRGIKQGLKIAIGLVPIFIMAGFLESFITRLTLSPVISGSIILVSAAFIIWYFILYPISLNRNSQP; encoded by the coding sequence ATGCGTGAAGCCCTTTTCGTTAAACGCAACTCCGACAAGTGGCGCGACATCGAACAGAACTCAACGGCAAAGGCTGCCCGGCCAGATCCCGACGAACTAACCGACCGCTTCGTTGAACTGACCGATGATCTGTCGTATGCCCGAACGTTTTACCCCGACTCTAACGTAACCCGTTACCTCAACGGATTAACTGCTCAAATGCACCGGGGGCTGATGCAAAACCGGCGCGATGATCGCGGCCGCTTTATCACCTTCTGGAAGTATGAGCTACCGCTGCTATTCCGGCAGTCGCATCGTTTGCTGGCCGTATCGGCGGCTATTTTCCTGGTGGCTGGCATCCTTGGCTGGGTATCGGCCGCCCACGACAACACCTTCGTTCGGTTGATTCTGGGTGATCAGTACGTCAATATGACGCTCGAAAACATCAAGAAAGGTGATCCACTAGGCGTGTATAACAGTCACGGGCAGGCATCGATGTTTATTCAGATTACCCTCAATAACATTTACGTAGCTTTCCGTACATTTATATTCGGCTTGTTCGCATCGTTCGGAACGATGGCCATGCTGTTCTATAATGGTGTGATGCTTGGCGCTTTCCAGTATTTCTTCTATGAACGCGGGTTGCTGCTCGACTCAATCCTGAAAATCTGGATTCATGGTACGCTCGAAATCTCGGCGATCGTCATTGCGGGCTGTGCGGGCCTGACCGTAGGAAACAGTCTGCTGTTTCCGGGGACTTACTCGCGGCTGGAGTCGTTTAAACGGGGAATCAAGCAGGGGCTAAAAATCGCTATTGGGCTAGTGCCGATCTTCATTATGGCTGGCTTTCTGGAAAGCTTCATTACCCGGCTGACCTTATCACCCGTCATTAGCGGCAGCATTATTCTGGTTTCAGCCGCTTTTATTATCTGGTATTTTATCCTGTACCCTATTTCACTTAACCGCAACAGTCAGCCATGA